A stretch of the Vidua chalybeata isolate OUT-0048 chromosome Z, bVidCha1 merged haplotype, whole genome shotgun sequence genome encodes the following:
- the FOXE1 gene encoding forkhead box protein E1, whose amino-acid sequence MTAESRLPPGPPPPPPPLKAEAVPPGEEEAAAAGVRGGRRRRKRPAERGKPPYSYIALIAMAIGQAPERRLTLGGIYRFITERFPFYRDSPRKWQNSIRHNLTLNDCFVKVPREPGRPGKGNYWTLDPHARDMFESGSFLRRRKRFKRSDLSTYPAFLAERPAAPCRLLSLPAPPPPADLPPAPAATSCAFATAFPAQGCASASLPHAYAPLPTAPGPYAPGGHGPLYAPSGRIVLPASSPGPTTLYGRRSPAPYPPLPHAYGAGGQLSAAEPAPRHGTYPGGPDRFVPAL is encoded by the coding sequence ATGACGGCCGAGAGCCGGCTGCCGCCGggccccccgccgccgccaccgccgtTGAAGGCGGAGGCGGTGCCGCCgggagaggaggaggcggcggcggcgggggtgcggggcgggcggcgTCGCCGCAAGCGTCCGGCGGAGCGGGGCAAGCCGCCGTACAGCTACATCGCCCTCATCGCCATGGCCATCGGGCAGGCGCCCGAGCGGCGACTGACGCTCGGCGGCATCTACCGCTTCATTACCGAGCGGTTCCCTTTCTACCGCGACAGCCCCCGCAAGTGGCAGAACAGCATCCGCCACAACCTCACCCTCAATGACTGCTTTGTCAAGGTGCCACGGGAGCCCGGCCGCCCCGGCAAGGGCAACTACTGGACGCTGGACCCTCACGCCCGCGACATGTTCGAGAGCGGGTCCTTCCTCCGCCGCAGAAAACGTTTCAAACGCAGCGACCTCTCCACCTACCCGGCCTTCCTCGCCGAGCGCCCCGCCGCTCCCTGCCGCCTCCTCTCgctgcccgccccgccgccccccgccgaCCTGCCCCCGGCACCCGCCGCCACCTCCTGCGCCTTTGCCACCGCCTTCCCCGCGCAGGGCTGCGCCTCCGCCTCTCTGCCTCACGCCTACGCCCCGCTGCCCACCGCTCCCGGGCCCTACGCGCCCGGGGGCCACGGGCCGCTGTACGCGCCGTCGGGGCGCATCGTGCTGCCTGCCTCTTCTCCCGGCCCCACTACGCTCTACGGCCGCCGCTCCCCTGCACCCTACCCGCCGCTGCCCCACGCCTACGGCGCCGGAGGGCAGCTGAGTGCCGCCGAGCCCGCACCGCGACACGGCACCTACCCTGGAGGCCCCGACAGGTTCGTCCCGGCGCTCTGA